From the genome of Orcinus orca chromosome 5, mOrcOrc1.1, whole genome shotgun sequence, one region includes:
- the ZBTB21 gene encoding zinc finger and BTB domain-containing protein 21: MEGLLHYINPAHAISLLSALNEERLRGQLCDVLLIVGDQKFRAHKNVLAASSEYFQSLFTSQENGSQTVFQLDFCEPDAFDNVLNYIYSSSLFVEKGSLAAVQELGYSLGISFLTNIASKTPQAPFPTCPNRKKPFTEDDENSSQKRSVIVCQSRNEAQGKTVSQNPADLSHPPRPSPGIAVQANASKAPGPKPTETAHHVAAAEKSRPKDGPAGLARPPELAGPSEEPSRGGLAKRGAAPPPKPPQDRGAADERPGASTPLPRGVAVELALRSPRPPVLSLRGAPETPFLLKEAGRGGGPGEDRNLLYYSRLGLVIPAGGPVPGGQGVDRSGPLVKSLLRRSLSMDSQVPVFAPAADLQPPQGSCSGSGDAAGSSLGAFSQGPSSRDASEAAAPDARAPAPQPHRLRSFSASQPAERPGAAPGPEVRVKAEPRSPPEPGDIIRVTVGDAAATTRDLVPQADDDRQDASRLPAKRRFQADRRLPAKQPKAEGRGSPGAGDPRAERSSPPLLEADFPGSDLSKDEFGELEGARPNKKFKCKHCLKIFRSTAGLHRHVNMYHNPEKPYACDICHKRFHTNFKVWTHCQTQHGIVKNPSPAASSHAVLDEKFQRKLIDIVREREIKKALILKLRRGRPGFQGPGSSPVQAIKRSLRSRAKGAYVCTACGKAYRFLSQLKQHVKMHPGEKALGAGRATRPRERAAPGGPAGGGSELYLCRLCNAKLSSLLEQGSHERLCRTATVCPYCSLRFFSPELKREHEGKCEYRKLTCLECMRTFKSAFSIWRHQVEVHNQNSMAPAAGASPPRPDLNGEASGPTRPQALPEPGRADAATAAAAAAEDDPAGGRGPEPVNFDPEDAPCLPEDLSLSRPLKVQVKEEPAEGAEEEAPEPGAAPKDLWPCEKCGKTFPAPKQLERHQELLCSVKPFICHVCNKAFRTNFRLWSHFQSHMAQAAEDPVHREPEVGPGPTGSPSPPPLPPPLPKIQPLEPDSPTGLPENPAPSADKLFAARESDTLFYHAPPLSAITFKRQFMCKLCHRTFKTAFSLWSHEQTHS, encoded by the coding sequence ATGGAGGGGCTGCTGCACTACATCAACCCAGCCCACGCCATCTCTCTCCTGAGCGCCCTCAACGAGGAGCGCCTCAGAGGGCAGCTGTGCGACGTGCTCCTGATCGTGGGGGACCAGAAGTTCCGCGCGCATAAGAACGTCCTGGCCGCCAGCAGCGAGTACTTCCAGAGCTTGTTCACAAGTCAGGAGAACGGGTCACAGACTGTGTTCCAGCTGGACTTTTGCGAGCCAGATGCTTTCGACAACGTGCTGAACTACATCTATTCTTCGTCTTTATTTGTGGAGAAAGGCAGCCTTGCTGCTGTGCAGGAGCTAGGCTACAGCCTGGGCATCTCCTTTCTGACCAACATCGCTTCTAAGACGCCCCAGGCCCCCTTTCCAACGTGTCCCAACAGAAAGAAGCCCTTCACTGAAGACGATGAGAACAGTTCTCAGAAGAGAAGCGTCATCGTTTGTCAAAGTAGAAACGAGGCCCAGGGGAAAACCGTGAGTCAGAATCCAGCCGACCTCAGCCACCCTCCTCGGCCCTCCCCCGGCATCGCCGTCCAGGCCAACGCCAGTAAGGCCCCCGGTCCCAAGCCCACGGAGACAGCGCACCACGTGGCAGCAGCTGAGAAGAGTCGGCCGAAAGATGGCCCCGCGGGCCTCGCGAGGCCCCCCGAGCTCGCCGGGCCATCGGAGGAGCCGAGCCGAGGCGGCCTGGCCAAGCGGGGCGCGGCGCCGCCTCCGAAGCCCCCGCAGGACCGGGGGGCCGCGGACGAGAGGCCGGGCGCCAGCACTCCGCTCCCCCGAGGCGTGGCCGTGGAGCTGGCACTGCGGAGCCCGCGGCCGCCCGTGCTGTCTCTGCGCGGCGCCCCGGAGACGCCCTTCCTGCTGAAGGAGGCGGGCCGGGGCGGCGGGCCGGGCGAGGACAGGAACCTGCTCTACTACTCCAGGCTGGGGCTGGTGATCCCGGCCGGGGGGCCGGTGCCCGGGGGCCAGGGCGTGGACAGGAGCGGCCCGCTCGTCAAGAGCCTCCTCCGCCGCTCGCTGTCAATGGACAGCCAGGTCCCCGTCTTCGCGCCCGCCGCCGACCTGCAGCCCCCGCAGGGCTCCTGCTCGGGCTCGGGCGACGCGGCGGGGAGCTCGCTCGGCGCCTTCTCTCAGGGGCCATCCTCCAGGGACGCGAGCGAGGCGGCGGCCCCCGACGCCCGGGCCCCGGCCCCGCAGCCGCATCGCCTCCGGTCCTTCAGCGCGTCTCAGCCGGCGGAGCGGCCGGGGGCAGCCCCCGGGCCCGAGGTGCGGGTCAAGGCCGAGCCGCGCAGTCCCCCGGAGCCCGGCGACATCATCCGTGTCACAGTGGGGGACGCTGCGGCCACCACGAGGGACCTGGTCCCGCAGGCGGACGACGACCGGCAAGACGCAAGCCGACTCCCGGCCAAGAGGCGGTTCCAGGCGGACAGGAGGCTGCCGGCCAAGCAGCCGAAGGCCGAGGGCCGGGGCTCGCCGGGCGCGGGAGACCCCCGTGCGGAGCGCTCGAGCCCGCCTCTTCTCGAGGCCGACTTCCCGGGTTCTGACTTGAGCAAGGACGAATTCGGTGAGCTGGAGGGTGCGAGaccaaacaaaaaatttaaatgcaaacaCTGCCTTAAGATCTTTAGATCCACGGCCGGCCTTCACCGGCACGTGAACATGTACCACAACCCCGAGAAGCCCTACGCCTGCGACATCTGTCACAAGCGCTTTCACACCAACTTCAAAGTGTGGACGCACTGCCAGACGCAGCACGGCATCGTGAAGAACCCGTCCCCGGCCGCCAGCTCGCACGCCGTTTTGGACGAGAAATTCCAGAGGAAGCTGATCGACATCGTGAGGGAGCGGGAGATTAAGAAGGCCCTGATCCTGAAGCTGCGGCGCGGCCGGCCCGGCTTCCAGGGCCCCGGCAGCTCCCCCGTGCAAGCCATCAAGAGGAGCCTGCGGTCCCGGGCCAAGGGCGCGTACGTGTGCACGGCCTGCGGGAAGGCCTACCGCTTCCTCTCCCAGCTCAAGCAGCACGTGAAGATGCACCCGGGAGAGAAGGCCCTCGGGGCCGGCAGGGCCACCAGGCCCAGGGAGCGCGCGGCGCCCGGGGGCCCGGCGGGCGGCGGCTCAGAGCTCTACCTGTGCCGCCTCTGTAACGCCAAGCTCTCTTCTCTTCTAGAGCAGGGGAGCCACGAGCGCCTGTGCCGCACGGCCACCGTGTGCCCCTACTGCAGCCTCAGGTTCTTCTCGCCCGAGCTCAAGCGCGAACACGAGGGCAAGTGCGAGTACCGCAAGCTGACCTGCCTGGAGTGCATGCGCACCTTCAAGTCGGCCTTCAGTATCTGGCGGCACCAGGTGGAGGTGCACAACCAGAACAGCATGGCCCCGGCCGCAGGCGCCTCCCCGCCCCGGCCCGACCTCAACGGTGAGGCCAGCGGCCCGACCCGGCCACAGGCCCTGCCCGAACCCGGCCGGGCCGACGCCGCCAcagctgctgccgccgccgccgaaGACGACCCCGCGGGCGGCCGCGGCCCCGAGCCCGTGAACTTCGACCCGGAAGACGCGCCCTGCCTCCCCGAAGACCTCAGCCTCTCCAGGCCGCTGAAGGTCCAGGTCAAAGAGGAGCCGGCGGAGGGGGCCGAGGAGGAGGCGCCCGAGCCCGGCGCGGCCCCCAAGGACCTGTGGCCATGCGAGAAGTGCGGCAAGACCTTCCCGGCGCCCAAGCAGCTGGAGCGGCACCAGGAGCTGCTGTGCTCCGTGAAGCCCTTCATCTGCCACGTCTGCAACAAGGCTTTCCGCACCAACTTCCGGCTCTGGAGTCACTTCCAGTCCCACATGGCTCAGGCCGCCGAGGACCCGGTGCACAGGGAGCCCGAGGTGGGCCCGGGCCCCACTGGCTCCCCATCGCCGCCCCCTCTGCCCCCGCCGCTGCCCAAGATCCAGCCCCTGGAGCCCGACAGCCCCACGGGCTTGCCCGAGAACCCGGCTCCCAGCGCCGACAAGCTCTTCGCGGCTCGGGAGTCAGACACGCTGTTCTACCACGCGCCACCCCTCTCGGCGATCACGTTTAAAAGACAGTTTATGTGCAAGCTGTGCCATAGGACATTCAAGACGGCGTTCAGTCTCTGGAGCCACGAGCAAACCCACAGCTAA